The genomic segment TGACCGTTTTCAACCCGGGCTTCCCGGTCTATTGGCATGTGAAAGACTGACCCTTTCATCTTGCCATAAATATCCCCGCCGGAGGCTCCCGGCCCCGCCATCGGACGCTCCGCGGGGGATATTTGGAGCAAGATGAAAGCATGAAAGGACGACAGAGATGATCCCGACGAGCTTCCCCGCGAAGGACGAAATCGCCCGCCTCAGCGCGCGGATGTTGCTGGAAATCGGCGCGGTCAATTTCCGCCCCGAGGAGCCCTTCATCCTCGCCTCGGGCCTGCCGAGCCCGACCTATATCGATTGCCGCAAGCTGATCAGCTTCCCGCGGATCCGCGCGACCTTGATGGATTTCCTGGCGGTGACGGTGATGCGCGAGGCGGGTTTCGAGGCCTTCGACAATATCGCGGGCGGCGAAACCGCGGGGATCCCCTTCGCGGCGCTGGTGGCCGAGCGGCTCGCGCTGCCGATGACCTATGTGCGCAAGAAGCCGAAGGGCTACGGGCGCAACGCGCGCATCGAAGGCGTGATGACCGAGGGCGAGCGGGTGCTCCTCGTCGAGGATCTGACCACCGACGGCGGCTCGAAGCTGAGCTTTGTCGACGCGATCCGCGAGACCGGGGCGAGCTGTGCGCATACGGCGGTGATCTTCTATTATGGGATCTTCCCCGAGACGGTGGGCAAGCTCGAGGAGCATGGCGTCGGGCTGCATTACCTGTGCACCTGGTGGGATGTGCTGGCCGAGGCCCGCGCGCAGGGGCATTTCTCGAAGGAGACCCTCGATGAGGTCGAGGCCTTCCTGAGCGATCCGCGCCCCTGGCAAGAGGCCCGCAAGCAGGGCTGAGATAACGGGGGAAAAGCCTGTGGACAGGTTGGGGACGGTTCGCGCGCCGAATCGTCCCGCCCCGCCCCGCGCCCCCAGATCTTGCGGTGCGCCCCCGCGCCCCCCACATCAAACCCGCCAAGCTCGGCCCCGCGGCCGGGCTTATCCCCATTTTTATCCAGATAGCCGAACCGGCGCAGGCTCCGCTAAGAGAGCCCCTTGAGCAGACAGAGGCGACGATGACCACCCTTGCCGCGATCCCCACCGAAATGCCCGCAACCGCCGCGGAAGACATCGATCCGCATAATATCGAGGCCGAGCAACAGCTTCTCGGCGCGATCCTGACCAACAACGACATCTTCGACCGGATCGCCGCGATCGTGCGGCCCGAGCATTTCTACGAGCCGGTGCACCGGCGCATCTATGAAACCGCGATCGCGCGGATCCAGAAGAATGCGCTGGCCTCGCCGGTCACGCTCAAGGGCTATCTCGAGGATGACCCGGGGCTCAAGGAGCTCGGCGGGCCGGCCTATCTCGCGCGGCTCGCGGGCGCGGCGATCTCGGCCTATGCGGCGCGCGATTATGCGCAGATGATCCATGACCTCGCGCTGCGCCGCGAGCTGATCCGGCTCGGCAAGGATCTCTCGGCCTCGGCCACCAAGCTCGATGTCGGCATCGAGCCCGAGGAGCTGATCGTGAAGACCGAGGGCGCGCTTTACAAGCTCGCCGAGACCGGCACCGCCGAGAAGGGATTTGTGAGCTTTCTCAAGGCGGTGACCGAGGCCGTGCAATCGGCCAATGCCGCCTATCAGCGCGAGGGGGGCCTCGCCGGCGTCTCGACGGGCCTGCGCGATCTCGACAAGAAACTCGGCGGGCTGCACCCGTCCGACCTTCTGATCCTCGCCGGGCGCCCCTCGATGGGCAAGACCTCGCTCGCCACCAACATCGCCTTCAACATCGCCAAGGCCTACAAGCGCGGCCAGCGCCCCGACGGCTCGGAGGGCGCGGTCGAGGGCGGGGTCGTGGGCTTCTTCTCGCTGGAAATGTCGGCCGAGCAGCTCGCCGCGCGGGTGCTCTCCGAGGCCTCCGAAGTGCCCTCCGAACAGATCCGCCGCGGCGACATGACCGAGGCCGAGTTCCGCCGCTTCGTCGAGGCGGCGAAGGCGCTCGAGACCTGCCCGCTTTACATCGACGACACGCCCGCGCTGCCGATCAGCCAGGTCGCGGCGCGCTGCCGGCGGCTCAAGCGCACCCACGGGCTCGATGTGGTGATCGTCGACTACCTGCAACTGCTGCGCGGCACCGGGCGCACCGACAACCGCGTGCAGGAAATCGGCGAGATCTCGATGGGCCTCAAGGCGATCGCCAAGGAGCTCAACATCCCGGTGATGGCGCTCTCGCAGCTCAGCCGGACGGTGGAAAGCCGCGAGGACAAGCGCCCGCAGCTCTCCGACCTGCGCGAATCCGGCTCGATCGAGCAGGACGCCGACGTGGTGATGTTCGTCTACCGCGACGAATATTACCACGAGCGCATGAAACCGCCGGAAGACGACCCGAAATTCGCCGAATGGATGCAGAAGGCCGAGCGGGTGCATGGCAAGGCCGAGGTGATCCTCGGCAAGCAGCGCCACGGGCCGATCGGCACCGTCGAGGTCGCCTTCGAGAGCCGCTTCACCCGCTTCTCCGATCTCGCCAAACCCTGGCAGGGCGAGGGCGGCGAGGGCTTCTGAGCCCCGCCCCCCCCGCCTCGGGCCTATTCCAGCGCCTCGCCGGCCGCGGCCGGGGCGGCGTTCTTGATCTGGCCGATCCGGCGCACGCCCGCCCATTTCTCGAGATAATTCTTCGCCGGGCGCACAAGGCCGACCTCGCGCAGCACCTCGAGATTGCGGTAATGCACCGTGAAAATCTCGCGATCCGCCGGCAAGGGCTCGCCGCGCGAGCGCCCGCCGAGGATCCAGTGCTGCTCATCGGGCAGGATGTTCCACGCCAGCCCCGCCCGGCGGATCGCGAGCGGCATCGACATCTGGTCGAGATAGGGGCGCTTTTTCGGGATCTCGGGCGCGGCGTCGATCTCCTGGGCGACCTGCATCCAGACCTCGGGGAAGCTCAGCCCCTCGGCGGAGCGATGATCCTCGGGGAAGCAAAACAGCCCCGAGGAGAAATAGGGCACCCGCTCCTCGCCGCGCTTTTGCTTCATCAGCTTGAAGCGCTCCTCGGGGATCTCCATCCCGCACACCCGGTAGATATCGTCCCAGATCGTCTGCGGCGCCCAGTTCATCGAGGCCGCCTTCGAGAGCGACACATGCCCGGGCCGCGCCAGCGCCTCGACCACGTTCGGCCGGATGCACAGCACATCGGAATCCATGAAGCACGAAAACGGCGTGTCGCGCTTTTCGAGCGTGGCGAGGAGCTTGTTGCCATGCGGATAGGGCGGGTCGAACCGCCCCTCGACCTCGAAGGGGCGCAGATCGCAGCCGAGCCGGTCGAGAACCTTGCGCACATCCCCCGAGACCTCGCCCATCCGCGGCGCCGGACAATAGCCGACGAGCGCGAGCTCGCCCTCGGCGAATTGCTCGCGCAGCGAGGCGGCGAGATAACAGGCCATGATCTGATAGCTCGGCGGCTCGACAATGAAATAGACGGTCATCCGCGGCGCCATCTCGTTACTCCTCTTCCTCGTCCTCAGGGTGGCGCTCCTGCGCGCCCAGCGCCCGGAACGGCTCGCCCCGGCGCTCCTCATAACTCTCCAGAAGCGCCCGGATCTCGGCCTCGCTGGGCAGCTCGGGGCGGAAATCGGCCGGCAGATAGCCGCGCGCGATCAGCTGCGCGAAGAGCGCACCGAAATCGAGCTCGCCGATCGAGCGGAAATCGACCCGCGCCGCATCGCCCGCCACCCAATCGGCCTTGATCACATCGATCACATCCGGGGTAATGCCGCAGAAGTTGCGAAATTGCAGGTCGTAATCGGCCGCATTGGCCTTCGAGCGGCGCAAGATCATGCCCACGCGCCCGCCCGCGGGCATCACATAGGCCGCCAGATGCAGCGCCGACCCATCGAGCGCCACGATCTGCCGCGCGGCCTTGTAATGGGCGATCTGCTCGGTCAGCGGCGCCTTCTCGGGGTAGAAGATCTCATAGCCCGCCCGCGCGAGGTTCTCCTCGATCACCGTCTCGCCCAGGACCCCGCCGCGTTGCGCCGGCAGCCGCGCGCGCGAGACATAGAGCTTCTCGCCCCCCGCCGCGGGCGCCGCCGCGCCGAGCCGGCCCTGCATGAAGGCGCGGTAGGCGGGCGAGCCGGCATAGCGCTCGTTCCAGCCAAAGCCGAGCTCGGGCACGAACAGCCGCTCGACGCGCTGGATATGGGCAAAGCTGCGCACCGGCAGGTCGATGCCGAGCGTCTGGAAGAACCCCGCCTGCCCCTCGATCGCGCGCCGCACCGGCTCGATCGCGCCGCGATAGGGCAGATAGATCAGCCCGTCGACGCCGCCCTCGATATGGTCGAGCGCCCAGAGCCGGGCCGAGGATTCCACCAGGAAATGGCCGAAATGGCCGCGGAAATGGCCGCAGAAGAGGTGCCGCCCGGCCAGCTCCTCGATCTCGTCCTCGGGGTGGATGGTCGGCGCGGGCGTGGTCTTGCGCGCCCGGATCCAGGCTTTCGAGAGCTCGACCCAGTCGCCCTTGGCGTCGATCACCCCGGAGGCCAGCGGCGTGTCATGTTCGCGCTCGGGCACCACAAGCGCCGCGCCGAGCGACAGGATCTCGCCGGTGAACACCCCGGCCGCACCGCCGGGCACGAGGATCCGCTCATCGCCCTCCGCGCGCGCCGCGCTCATCCGCCCGCGCGCCTCCTTCTCGGCGCGCCGCGCCTTGCGCTGCTTGCGCAAGAGCCGCCGCGCGGCCTTCATCTCCGGGTCGATCTCGAGGCTGAGCTCGGCCACCCGCGCCGCCAGCGCATCATGGCCGCGCGCATCGGCCGATTTGATCAACCCGCGCCGCCAGCCATGCAGATCGCGCCGCCCGCGCATCGCGCGCGCCCAGGCCTGCGCATCGACCCGCCCCGCCGCCGCCGCCTCGATCAGATCTTGCAAGACGCCGAGCTCCTTGACCATCCGGATCGCCCGATGGCCAAAGAGCGGCGCGATCAGCCGCGTCACCCGCGGCCCCGCGATCCGCGCGGCATGCAGCCGGTCCTCATGCTCGAGCGGGTCATAGACCAGCGTCACCTCCTGATCGGTGATCGCCGCGGCCGCGTCGCGATAGGGCAGCTCCTCGCTCCAATCCCATTTGCGCTGCGCATAGCGGTAGCGCTTGTCGAAGGGCACGATCTTGCGCGCGAGCGTCGTCTGCGGCGAAAACGCCAAGACCCGCGCCCCCGGCACCAGCCCCGCATAGGCCAGCGCCGCATAGCCGCCCATCGAGGCGCCGACGAAGAGAATGTTGCGAAACCGCGCGAAGAACCCCGCCTCGCGCAGCGCGGTGATCACCGCCGCCGTCTCGGCATTGCGATACCAATCCTTGCGCGAGGCCATGATCCCGAGGATCGAGGCCCCGGCCTTGGCCGCGCGGCCCTGCAACCAGGGCTGCGGCGGGTCATATTCGCCGATCGAATTGAGGTTGTCGAAGGTCACCCAGAGCGTGTCGGAGCGGTGCAGGAACCACGCATCAACGAGCCCCGCGCGCAGCACAAACGCCGCGCGCCCCGCGGCCGCGGCGGCGTCGGGCGCCTCTTCGGGGGTCTCAAAGAGCGCCGGATAGGGCCGGCTCAGCCCCGGCTCCTGATCATCCGCGCCATCGCCGTCCTCGGCCAGATCCTCGGGCGCGCGGGTCTCCTCCGGCGCCTCACCCTGCCCCTGCGCGGCCCGCGTCTCGTCCAGCACCCCGGCCGCTTCTTCCGGCTTCATCGCCGCTCTCCTCAACCCTTGCGATAGATATGCACACCCGGCAGCGAGTTTTCCTCGTCCTGCTCAAAGCCCTTGTCGCGCAGGATATGGCGGATCTCGCGCATCCCCTCGCGGCCATAGATCTTGCGATGCACCTCGAAGACCAGCACCGAAACCCCGCTCAGATCGGCATCGCGCAGGAACGGCAGCTCCCCCCCCTCGATATCCATCATGATCGCATCATGGGGGAATTCGGCGCTCAGATCGGCATAGCGGATCACCGGCACCTCGACCGCGGTGCCCGCCGCCGCCTTCGAGGCATCGAGCCCCGAGCCGAGGAAATTGGTCGCGACATGGAAGCTGACATGCTCAGGCGCATCGGGGGCGGAAAACACCACCGAATGGCGCAGCTCGATCCGGTCGGCGAGCCCGTTATGGGCGTAAAGCGCGCGCGCGGGGTCGATCATCTTCGGGTTGGCCTCGATCGAGAGCACCGCGGCGAGATCGAGGTTCTTGGCCAGAACCGCCCCCACCACGCCCGAGCCCGCGCCCATTTCGAGCAGCCGCGCCCCCCGCGGGATCGCCTTGAGGCCGCAGGCGACCTCCTTGCCCTCATAGCCGCCCTCGCGCAGCCGCCCGCGCATCCGCGGCGTGAAATGCGGCATGTTGAGCACCTCGACGCCGTGATAGACGGCAAGCAGCGCGCCATAGGGCACCTTCGCGCCCGGCGTTTCGAGATCCGGCGCCGCGAAGGCCGCTTGCGTGTCGATATTGCTCATCCTGCCTCACCTTTGTGTCTGGTCCGCCACGTCCGGGCATTGTTTCCAGAATAGAGACGGTTAACAGGGCTGTCACCCCAAAACCGGCCAATGCCGCACCGCCCCTTGCCGTTGCAGAGGATCCTGCGATAAATTGGCGAAAATATGGAAATAAACGGTTTACGAGCGGGCATTACCCCGGCGGGGCAGAAAGGCAAGCGATGACCAAGGACGCATCGCCCGAGGGGCAAGAGGCCGAGGCGGCGACCCCGGGCGACGACGCGGCGCGCGCGGCGGGTGAGCGCCCCGCCAAGGGCAAGAGCCAGGGCCAGGGCCAGGGCAAAGCCAAGGGCCAGGGCGGCGCAAAGGCCGCCGCCAAGACCAAGGCCGCCGCCAAGGCGAAGGCCAAGCCCCCCCACGCCGAGGAGGAGGCCGAGGAGGAGGGCTTTGGCGAGGACGATCTCGACAGCCCCGATGACGACGAGGCGCGCGAGGCCGCCGCCGAAGCCGCAGGCCAGCCCTCGCCGCGCGCCCGCCTGAAAGCCGCCCGCGAAGAGGCCGAGCGCCACCCCGAGCGCCCGCGCGGCGCGGCGCCGCTGTGGGGCACCGTGCCCTTCTCGCTCAAGCGCCATGTCTCGCCCCACGGTCAGGTGACCGCCGTCTCGATGATGAAGGACGAAGGCCCCTATGTCATCGAATGGGTCGCCCATCACCTCGCGATCGGCTTCACCGACCTGATCGTCTACACCAATGATTGCTCGGACGGCACCGATGACATGCTGATCCGCCTCGAGGAGCTCGGCCTCGCGCATCACCGGCGCAACGTGATCCCCGAAGGCATCCGCCCGCAGCCCTCCGCGCTCAACTACGCTCAGGACGACCCGCTCGTCGGGCTCTCCGACTGGGTTCTGGTCTTCGATGCCGATGAATTCGTCTCGATCAAATACGGCGATGGCACGCTCGATCAGCTGATCGCCGCCGCCAAGGAGCAAGGCGCCAATGGCATCGTGATCACCTGGCGGATCTTCGGCTCGGGCGGCGTCGTCGAATGGTCGCGCGCGCCGGTGAGCGAGCAATATCTGATGGCCGCACCGCCCGAATGGAACAAGGGCTGGGGGGTGAAGACGCTGTTCACCTTCGACCCGGAGTATTGGAAGCTCGGCATCCACCGCCCGAAGATGAAGACCCGCCACATCAAGACCGAGTTCCCCGATCAGGTGAAATGGCTCAACGGCTCGGGCCGCGAGATGGAGGATTACTTCAAGTTCCGCGGCTGGCGCTCGATCACGCGCACGGTCGGCTATGACTGGGTGCAGCTCAACCATTACGCGGTGAAATCGGTCGACAGCTACGCGATCCGCAAGCTGCGCGGCAATGTCAACAACAAGAAAGACAAGTATAATTCCGATTACTGGTCGCTGCAGGACCGCAACGAGGTGCGCGACGAGACGATGCTGCGCTACAAGGCGCGGCGCGATGCGATCATTGCCGAGCTGCTGACCGATCCGGTGCTCAACCGCCTCCACCATGCCGCGGTGGCGCGCGCCGAGGCGCGGCTGGCCGAGATCAAGGGCACCGAGGCCTATGTCAAGCTCGTCGAGGATCTCGCCGCCGCCTCGGCGGTGCCGCTGAGCCAGATCGTCGCCAAACCCCCGCAGGCGCGCGACCGCGAGAAGATCGCCGCGCTGATGAGCGAGGTGGAGCGCCAGCGCGGGCTGAAAGCGCGCGAGGAGCGCAAGGCCGCGGGCCCGCGCGAGCCGATCGAGACGGTGCCTTTGGGCAATTTCGTCGCCGGGCCGGTGGTGACCGAGCCGCCCTATGCGGGCGACTGGGTCAAGAACCACACGATGGAGCTGCCGCTCGACCACCGGATCTTCAACACCCCGATGCTCGGCGTGATCGGCAAGGGCAAGTTCGACCGCGGGCTCGCGCGGCGGATGCCCTCGGTGCTGCCGCAGGGCGCCAGCGTGCTCGAGATCGGCGCGGGGGTGGGCTTCGTGATGGGCCATCTGGCGGCGGTGCGCCCCGATCTGACCCTCGCGATGGCCGAGGAGGACGAAGGGCTCGCCGCCGCGCTGCGGCTGATCGCGGCGCGAAACGGCCGCGATCTGACCCGCGCGCCCGAGCTGATCGCCGCGCCGCTCGGCGCCGACCCGGCCGGCGCGATCCTCGCCCAGATCGCCGCGCGCCGCCCGCAGGCGCTGCTGCTCGCCGATCCGCGGATCTCGCCCGAGGTCTTCGCCGCGATCCTCGCCCATGCGGGGCGGCCCGATTGCCCGATGCCGGGGCTGGTGTTCCTCCATGGCCGGCTCCTCGAGGCCCATCGCGCGCGGCTGGCGGAGTATGACGCGCTGATCGAGCCGCGCGGTTTTGTGCAGGGCTTTGGCTTCGACCCGAACCTGACGCGCGGCTATGGCTATGGCCTCGCCCCGCCCGACCCCGCCGCCCGCGAGGCGCGCAAGCGCAAGAAAGCGGCGCAGTCCGAGGGCGACGAGCCCCAGACCGACGGGGCCGAGGGCGCCGAACCCCGGACCGACGAGACCGCCCCGAACGCCGACCTTGCCCCGAACTCCGACCTTGCCCGAGGGGCAGGCGAGTTGTAACCCTTGAGAAACCCCGCCGCCGCGCGCCGCGCGCGGCCAAAGCGAAAGGCCGCCTTCCCGTGTCGAACACCATCCGCCGCCCCGTCGCCTCGCTCTGGATCGGCGAGCGCCTGCATTATCTCAACCAGATGTGCCTGCTCTCCCATGTCCAGGCCGGCCACCCGACCACGCTTTACTGCACCGACACGGTGACCAATGTCCCCGAGGGCGTCGAGGTCCGCCCGGCGACCGAGATCATGGATATCGACATGGCGATCGTCGAGCAGACCTCGGCCTCGTTCCTGTCGAACGTGTTCCGCTACAAGATGATCAAGAAGACCGATGCGGTCTGGATCGACTGCGATGCGTTTTGCCACCGCCCCTTCCCCGACGAGATGCAGAACATCTACGCCGGCCACGGCTTCCGCGGCGCGCTCAACTGCGGGGTGGTCTATATCCCGCGCGAGGGCGAGCTGATCGACGTGCTGCTCGATTACTACGAAAACCTCCCCGAGGCGCCGCCGTGGTTCAACAAGCAGCAACGCAAGCGGATCGCCAAGCAGGACACCTCGCTGCCGCAGGCGGTGCGGATCTACAACGCCGAGCGCACCGCCTTTGGCCCGCAGGCCTTCACCTATTTCGCCCAGCAGACCGGCGATTACGAGAAGGCGCTCAGCCACGACGTGCTCTACCCGGTGCCGTTCCAGCTCAACGACATCTTCTACGACCCCTATGGCCGCGTCGAGGGCTGGTTCACCGATGCGACCCTCTCGGTCCATCTCTACACCAACGGCACCAAGCCCTGGTGGCGCAAGAACGTGCCGCTCGAGAATTCCTATGCCGCGCGGATGGCCGCGCAGACCGGCGTCGACCCGGCCAAGGCGCTCGAGGAATAATCCCGGTCGGGGGGCCCGCCGCCCCCCGCACCTGAAAGGACGACCATGGGCATTTCCCTGATCCCCGCGCTGTTTCTGGCCCGCAACGCCGCCCATGTCGCCCCCGAAGGCCGCGGGCTGGTGCTCGGGCGGCAAAAGCTGCACATGCGCGACCGCCGCGTCGTGCGCTTTCTCAAGATGATGGCCGCGATGGGCAAGCCGCTCACCGAGGAGCAGATCCGCCAGGAGGACGGCTTCACCGAGGCGCTCTTCACCGCGCTCGGCTACCCGGAGATGGAGGCGCTCGATTTCACCGATGCCGAGGGCGCGCAGCATGTGCACGACCTCAACCACCCCTGCCCCGACCATCTGCGCGGCCAGTTCGACGTGGTGCTCGATGGCGGCACGACCGAACATATCTTCCACATCGGCGCCGCGCTCGATACCTGCCATGAGCTGCTCAAACCCGGCGGCGTGGTGATGTCCTATGTCGCGGCCGATGGCTGGTTCGGGCATGGCTTCTTCCAGACCGGGCCCGATGTGCCCTGGCGCTACTGGCACCATGCGCGCGGCTACGAGATGCTCGAGGTCTCGATCGCGCCGCGCGCCTTCCCCGGCCAGCTGATCGAGATCCCCGATCCGACCGGCCAGCCCCGCGGCGGCGAGCGCTTCCTCGAGGGCCCGCATATGATCGTCTATGCCGCGCGCAAACCGCTCGAGGCGCCGCCCTACGCACCGCCGATCCAGGGCCATTACGTCCACGACTGACGCCCTCCCCCCTCCCTCCCAGACCAAGACCGGATAGACCATGGCCACCGCTTCGCTCCGCATCGACCTCGACGCAATCCTCGCCAACTGGCGCGCGCTGGACGCGCTCTCGGGCCCCGCCACCGAAACCGGCGCGGTGGTCAAGGCCAACAGCTACGGGCTCGGCGCGGCGCGCGTGGCGCGCGCGCTGGCCCGCGCGGGGGCGCGCAAGTTCTTCGTGGCCTGCACCGAGGAGGGCGTGGCGGTGCGTCAGGCGCTCGGCGAGGGGCCGCAGATCTTCATCTTCTCCGGCCATATGGCGGGCGATACCGAGATGATCGCCGATCTCGGGCTGACGCCGATGCTCAACTCGCTCGATCAGGTCACCCGCCATTTCGAGGCCCTGCCCGGCGCGCCCTTCGGGATCCAGCTCGATACCGGCATGAACCGGCTTGGCTTCGAGGCGCCCGAATGGCAGGCCGTCGCGCCGATCGTGCTGCCGCAGGGCCCCGAACTCGTGATGTCGCATCTGGCCTGCTCGGATGAGCCCGAACACCCGATGAACGCCGCCCAGCTCGCGCAATTCCACGCGATGACCGACGGGCTCGGCGTCAAACGCTCGCTCTCGGCGACGGGCGGGCTCCTGATGGGCCCGGCCTTCCACTTCGACGTGGTGCGCCCCGGCATCGGCCTTTACGGCGGGCTGCCCTTCGAGGCGGCCGAGCCCGTTGTGCGCCTGACCCTGCCGGTGGTGCAGGTCCGCGAGGTCGCGCCGGGCGAGACGGTGGGCTATTCCAACGCCTGGGAGGCCGAGGGGCCGAGCCGCATCGCCACCGTCTCGGCGGGCTATGCCGACGGCATCCACCGCACGCTCGGCGGGCGCGCGACGCTCTGGGCGGGCGATGTGCCCTGCCCGGTCGTCGGCCGGATCTCGATGGATCTGATCACCGTCGATGTCACCCATCTGAGCGAGATCCCCGCCGGGCTCGACCTGCTCGGGCCCTGTCAGGGGGTCGATGATGTCGCCGATGTCGCGGGCACGATCGGCTATGAGATCCTGACCGGGCTCGGCCAGCGCTACGCGCGCCACTATGTCGAGGGCGCGCGGTGATCGCTGCCGCGCTCGCAGGCCTCGGCCGCGCCGCCTTGGGCGCGCTCGCGGGCCTCGGACGCGGCGCCCTCTTCGCGGCGCGGGCGACGAGCCATATCGTCCGCCCGCCCTTCTACCCGCGCGAATTCGGCCAGGCGCTTTTGCAGATCGGCTGGCTCTCGCTACCGGTCGTCGGGCTCACCGCGCTCTTCACCGGCGCGGCGCTCGCGCTGCAGATCTACGCAGGCTCCTCGCGGTTCTCGGCCGAAAGCGTTGTCCCCACGATCACCGCGATCGGCATGGTGCGCGAGCTCGGCCCGGTGCTCGGCGGGCTGATGGTGGCGGCGCGCGTGGCCTCCTCGATCGCGGCCGAAATCGGCACGATGAAGGTCACCGAACAGATCGACGCGCTCGTCACCCTCTCGACCAACCCGATGAAATATCTCGTGGCGCCGCGGCTTCTGGCGGCAGTGGTGAGCGTGCCGGCGCTCGTCGCGGTGGGCGATGCGATCGGGATCCTGGGCGGGTGGCTCGTGGGCACCGGGCGGCTCGGCTTCAACGCGGCGGCCTATCTCGACAACACCTGGGCCTATCTCGAGCCCTGTGATGTGGGCTCGGGGCTGGTGAAAGGCGCGGTCTTCGGCGCGGTGATCGCGCTCGCGGGCTGCTATGCGGGGATGCAGTCGGGGCGCGGCGCGCAGGGCGTGGGGCGGGCCACGAAATCGGCCGTCGTGCTCGCCTCGATCGCGATCCTCGGCTCGAATTACCTG from the Rhodobacter xanthinilyticus genome contains:
- a CDS encoding orotate phosphoribosyltransferase; translation: MIPTSFPAKDEIARLSARMLLEIGAVNFRPEEPFILASGLPSPTYIDCRKLISFPRIRATLMDFLAVTVMREAGFEAFDNIAGGETAGIPFAALVAERLALPMTYVRKKPKGYGRNARIEGVMTEGERVLLVEDLTTDGGSKLSFVDAIRETGASCAHTAVIFYYGIFPETVGKLEEHGVGLHYLCTWWDVLAEARAQGHFSKETLDEVEAFLSDPRPWQEARKQG
- a CDS encoding replicative DNA helicase produces the protein MTTLAAIPTEMPATAAEDIDPHNIEAEQQLLGAILTNNDIFDRIAAIVRPEHFYEPVHRRIYETAIARIQKNALASPVTLKGYLEDDPGLKELGGPAYLARLAGAAISAYAARDYAQMIHDLALRRELIRLGKDLSASATKLDVGIEPEELIVKTEGALYKLAETGTAEKGFVSFLKAVTEAVQSANAAYQREGGLAGVSTGLRDLDKKLGGLHPSDLLILAGRPSMGKTSLATNIAFNIAKAYKRGQRPDGSEGAVEGGVVGFFSLEMSAEQLAARVLSEASEVPSEQIRRGDMTEAEFRRFVEAAKALETCPLYIDDTPALPISQVAARCRRLKRTHGLDVVIVDYLQLLRGTGRTDNRVQEIGEISMGLKAIAKELNIPVMALSQLSRTVESREDKRPQLSDLRESGSIEQDADVVMFVYRDEYYHERMKPPEDDPKFAEWMQKAERVHGKAEVILGKQRHGPIGTVEVAFESRFTRFSDLAKPWQGEGGEGF
- a CDS encoding glycosyltransferase family 61 protein: MKPEEAAGVLDETRAAQGQGEAPEETRAPEDLAEDGDGADDQEPGLSRPYPALFETPEEAPDAAAAAGRAAFVLRAGLVDAWFLHRSDTLWVTFDNLNSIGEYDPPQPWLQGRAAKAGASILGIMASRKDWYRNAETAAVITALREAGFFARFRNILFVGASMGGYAALAYAGLVPGARVLAFSPQTTLARKIVPFDKRYRYAQRKWDWSEELPYRDAAAAITDQEVTLVYDPLEHEDRLHAARIAGPRVTRLIAPLFGHRAIRMVKELGVLQDLIEAAAAGRVDAQAWARAMRGRRDLHGWRRGLIKSADARGHDALAARVAELSLEIDPEMKAARRLLRKQRKARRAEKEARGRMSAARAEGDERILVPGGAAGVFTGEILSLGAALVVPEREHDTPLASGVIDAKGDWVELSKAWIRARKTTPAPTIHPEDEIEELAGRHLFCGHFRGHFGHFLVESSARLWALDHIEGGVDGLIYLPYRGAIEPVRRAIEGQAGFFQTLGIDLPVRSFAHIQRVERLFVPELGFGWNERYAGSPAYRAFMQGRLGAAAPAAGGEKLYVSRARLPAQRGGVLGETVIEENLARAGYEIFYPEKAPLTEQIAHYKAARQIVALDGSALHLAAYVMPAGGRVGMILRRSKANAADYDLQFRNFCGITPDVIDVIKADWVAGDAARVDFRSIGELDFGALFAQLIARGYLPADFRPELPSEAEIRALLESYEERRGEPFRALGAQERHPEDEEEE
- a CDS encoding FkbM family methyltransferase, producing MSNIDTQAAFAAPDLETPGAKVPYGALLAVYHGVEVLNMPHFTPRMRGRLREGGYEGKEVACGLKAIPRGARLLEMGAGSGVVGAVLAKNLDLAAVLSIEANPKMIDPARALYAHNGLADRIELRHSVVFSAPDAPEHVSFHVATNFLGSGLDASKAAAGTAVEVPVIRYADLSAEFPHDAIMMDIEGGELPFLRDADLSGVSVLVFEVHRKIYGREGMREIRHILRDKGFEQDEENSLPGVHIYRKG
- a CDS encoding glycosyltransferase family 2 protein codes for the protein MTKDASPEGQEAEAATPGDDAARAAGERPAKGKSQGQGQGKAKGQGGAKAAAKTKAAAKAKAKPPHAEEEAEEEGFGEDDLDSPDDDEAREAAAEAAGQPSPRARLKAAREEAERHPERPRGAAPLWGTVPFSLKRHVSPHGQVTAVSMMKDEGPYVIEWVAHHLAIGFTDLIVYTNDCSDGTDDMLIRLEELGLAHHRRNVIPEGIRPQPSALNYAQDDPLVGLSDWVLVFDADEFVSIKYGDGTLDQLIAAAKEQGANGIVITWRIFGSGGVVEWSRAPVSEQYLMAAPPEWNKGWGVKTLFTFDPEYWKLGIHRPKMKTRHIKTEFPDQVKWLNGSGREMEDYFKFRGWRSITRTVGYDWVQLNHYAVKSVDSYAIRKLRGNVNNKKDKYNSDYWSLQDRNEVRDETMLRYKARRDAIIAELLTDPVLNRLHHAAVARAEARLAEIKGTEAYVKLVEDLAAASAVPLSQIVAKPPQARDREKIAALMSEVERQRGLKAREERKAAGPREPIETVPLGNFVAGPVVTEPPYAGDWVKNHTMELPLDHRIFNTPMLGVIGKGKFDRGLARRMPSVLPQGASVLEIGAGVGFVMGHLAAVRPDLTLAMAEEDEGLAAALRLIAARNGRDLTRAPELIAAPLGADPAGAILAQIAARRPQALLLADPRISPEVFAAILAHAGRPDCPMPGLVFLHGRLLEAHRARLAEYDALIEPRGFVQGFGFDPNLTRGYGYGLAPPDPAAREARKRKKAAQSEGDEPQTDGAEGAEPRTDETAPNADLAPNSDLARGAGEL
- a CDS encoding class I SAM-dependent methyltransferase, yielding MGISLIPALFLARNAAHVAPEGRGLVLGRQKLHMRDRRVVRFLKMMAAMGKPLTEEQIRQEDGFTEALFTALGYPEMEALDFTDAEGAQHVHDLNHPCPDHLRGQFDVVLDGGTTEHIFHIGAALDTCHELLKPGGVVMSYVAADGWFGHGFFQTGPDVPWRYWHHARGYEMLEVSIAPRAFPGQLIEIPDPTGQPRGGERFLEGPHMIVYAARKPLEAPPYAPPIQGHYVHD
- the alr gene encoding alanine racemase, which codes for MATASLRIDLDAILANWRALDALSGPATETGAVVKANSYGLGAARVARALARAGARKFFVACTEEGVAVRQALGEGPQIFIFSGHMAGDTEMIADLGLTPMLNSLDQVTRHFEALPGAPFGIQLDTGMNRLGFEAPEWQAVAPIVLPQGPELVMSHLACSDEPEHPMNAAQLAQFHAMTDGLGVKRSLSATGGLLMGPAFHFDVVRPGIGLYGGLPFEAAEPVVRLTLPVVQVREVAPGETVGYSNAWEAEGPSRIATVSAGYADGIHRTLGGRATLWAGDVPCPVVGRISMDLITVDVTHLSEIPAGLDLLGPCQGVDDVADVAGTIGYEILTGLGQRYARHYVEGAR